A genomic stretch from Malus domestica chromosome 15, GDT2T_hap1 includes:
- the LOC103402314 gene encoding probable dolichyl pyrophosphate Man9GlcNAc2 alpha-1,3-glucosyltransferase, with protein sequence MDKTSKKKGNFRKGKDEKLIVESDGWWWLIHRGITASFLSIALFSLLVRAAVSLHPYSGAGNPPKFGDFEAQRHWMEITINLPINQWYRNSTVNDLGYWGLDYPPLTAYQSYVHGLFLRHFSPESVALFASRGHESYLGKLLMRWTVLSSDALVFFPAVLYFVLVYYAGQNPSRRRSDIAWHITIILLNPCLILIDHGHFQYNCISLGLTVGAIASVLSDKDLVACVLYSLALNHKQMSAYFAPAFFSHLLGKCLRRRYPVLEVLKLGLVVLGTFVVVWWPYVHSTEAFFGVLSRLAPFERGIFEDYVANFWCTTSVLVKWKRLFPTQSLKLISLGATVSTFLPSMIQQIWAPSKPGFLYGLLNSAFSFYLFSFQVHEKSILLPLLPASLLAMEEPFLFTWMTLYALFSMFPLLHRDKLVLPYLALSALFILLNHVPNGRRTTRDTSALRSFVITVSVLCSVVLHVVYLSLHPPARYPFLFEALIMLVCFSQFVILTVYTNAKQWMLLKHSNLVDKEKKLL encoded by the exons ATGGACAAGACCTCCAAAAAGAAGGGTAATTTTAGAAAGGGCAAGGATGAAAAGCTGATTGTTGAATCTGATGGTTGGTGGTGGTTGATCCACAGGGGAATCACAGCTTCATTCTTGTCCATTGCATTGTTTTCCTTGTTGGTTCGAGCCGCGGTCTCGCTGCATCCTTACTCTGGTGCTGGAAATCCTCCCAAGTTTGGGGACTTTGAAGCACAGAGGCATTGGATGGAGATCACTATCAATCTCCCAATCAACCAATGGTATCGAAACAGTACGGTCAATGATCTCGGATACTGGGGTCTTGACTACCCTCCTCTCACTGCCTATCAGAGTTATGTTCATGGCCTTTTCCTCAGACATTTCAGTCCTGAGTCAGTTGCGCTTTTCGCTTCCCGTGGCCATGAGTCCTATTTGGGAAAACTACTCATGAGGTGGACGGTGTTGTCTTCTGATGCCTTGGTGTTCTTTCCTGCTGTTTTATACTTTGTTCTTGTTTACTATGCTGGTCAAAACCCAAGTCGCCGAAGGAGTGACATAGCGTGGCATATCACCATTATTTTACTCAATCCGTGTCTCATCCTAATTGATCATGGTCATTTCCAG TATAATTGCATCAGCTTGGGTCTGACTGTGGGAGCTATTGCCTCTGTTCTTTCGGATAAAGATCTTGTAGCCTGTGTCCTATACAGTCTTGCTCTAAACCACAAACAG ATGAGTGCGTATTTTGCTCCTGCATTTTTCAGTCATCTCCTGGGTAAATGCCTAAGGCGCCGGTATCCTGTTCTAGAAGTGTTAAAACTTGGCCTTGTGGTCCTGGGAACGTTTGTTGTTGTATGGTGGCCGTATGTTCATTCAACGGAAGCCTTTTTTGGG GTTCTCTCTCGTCTTGCTCCTTTTGAGAGAGGGATATTTGAGGATTATGTAGCTAACTTTTGGTGCACCACTTCGGTTCTTGTAAAATGGAAGAGATTATTTCCGACACAGTCCCTGAAGCTTATCAGCTTGGGTGCAACTGTTTCTACTTTCCTGCCTTCAATGATTCAGCAGATATGGGCTCCGAGCAAGCCGGGTTTCCTTTATGGGTTGCTGAATAGTGCTTTCTCGTTTTATCTCTTCTCATTCCAAG TGCACGAGAAGTCTATTTTACTACCTCTCCTGCCAGCAAGTCTTTTGGCAATGGAAGAACCATTTCTTTTTACCTGGATGACACTTTACGCCTTGTTCTCAATGTTCCCTCTTCTACACCGTGACAAACTGGTTCTACCCTATCTTGCACTATCTGCTCTCTTTATCCTTTTAAACCATGTGCCGAATGGAAGACGGACCACTAGGGACACAAGCGCCTTGAGATCATTTGTGATCACAGTCTCTGTCTTGTGCTCAGTCGTTCTTCATGTTGTTTATCTAAGCCTGCATCCCCCTGCCCGGTATCCTTTCCTTTTTGAAGCTTTGATAATGCTCGTTTGCTTCTCCCAGTTCGTCATTCTTACTGTTTACACCAATGCAAAACAATGGATGTTGCTTAAACACTCCAACTTGGTAGATAAAGAAAAGAAGCTCCTTTGA
- the LOC103402313 gene encoding partner of Y14 and mago — MASSNNGSGGEGGDPPLKQLAELGKTLKEGERLLAPTRRPDGTLRKPIRIRAGYVPQEEVAIYQSKGALWKKEMASAAGPPGYDDNSVDTTKPKTKSVKRNERKKEKRIQAALEKEKTSESGETKEEEVENLGHVSEAVESLASQMNELGVSSSPLVTPPSDSTENSCPAGPAQDIDKRIRALKKKIRLAEAQQQKTNQQDVKSEQLDKLTKLEGWRKELKLLEDKKKAESAAL, encoded by the exons ATGGCGAGCAGTAACAATGGAAgcggaggagaaggaggagatCCGCCGCTTAAGCAATTGGCGGAGCTTGGCAAAACCCTAAAAGAAGGGGAGAGGCTTCTGGCGCCAACCCGACGACCCGACGGTACGCTCCGTAAACCAATCCGCATTCGGGCTGGATATGTCCCCCAAGAGGAAGTCGCCATTTACCAATCCAAAGGTGCTTTG TGGAAAAAGGAGATGGCCTCAGCGGCTGGACCGCCGGGTTATGATGATAATTCCGTTGATACAACGAAACCCAAGACTAAGTCTGTAAAGAGGAACGAAAGAAAAAAGGAGAAGCGGATACAG GCTGCTCTTGAGAAGGAGAAAACCTCGGAAAGTGGGGaaacaaaggaagaagaagttGAAAATTTGGGTCATGTATCAGAAGCTGTTGAGTCATTGGCATCTCAGATGAACGAGCTAGGTGTTTCTTCTAGTCCTTTAGTTACCCCTCCCTCTGACTCAACTGAGAATTCATGTCCAGCAGGTCCAGCTCAAGATATAGATAAAAGAATTCGAGCTCTTAAAAAGAAG ATTCGACTTGCAGAAGCTCAACAGCAGAAAACTAATCAGCAAGATGTTAAGTCAGAACAGTTGGACAAGTTGACGAAACTGGAAGGTTGGCGTAAGGAGCTAAAGCTTTTGGAGGATAAAAAGAAGGCGGAGTCGGCTGCATTGTAA
- the LOC103402312 gene encoding uncharacterized protein: MPKSKRDRQVTLSKTKKKGREHKETIVNTIRQAAEDYNSAYVFSFENMRNHKFKEFRDQLKSNSRFFLGSNKVMQIALGRSESDEIRPGLHKVSKVLHGDAGLCFTNLPKEEVERLFNEYEEHDFARTGSVSTEKVELMEGPLEQFSHEMEPFLRKQGMPVRLNKGVIELVSDFLVCDEGKPLSPESARILRLLGTKMASFRLHLICRWSPGDFEQYAPGPDDSGIESS, encoded by the exons ATGCCTAAGTCTAAGCGCGATCGACAAG TTACATtgtccaagacaaagaagaaggGAAGGGAACATAAAGAAACAATAGTAAATACGATACGGCAGGCAGCGGAAGATTACAATTCTGCTTATGTCTTCTCTTTTGAGAACATGCGGAATCATAAATTCAAGGAGTTCAGAGATCAGCTCAAATCAAACAGCAG GTTTTTCCTTGGCTCAAACAAAGTCATGCAAATTGCCTTAGGTCGGTCTGAATCTGATGAGATTAGACCAGGCCTCCACAAAGTTTCTAAG gTTCTGCATGGAGATGCTGGTCTATGTTTTACCAATTTGCCCAAGGAAGAGGTTGAAAG GTTATTCAATGAATATGAGGAGCATGACTTCGCAAGGACAGGAAGCGTTTCGACGGAAAAG GTGGAGCTTATGGAGGGTCCTTTGGAGCAATTCAGTCATGAGATGGAACCCTTTCTTAGAAAACAAGGGATGCCTGTCCGATTAAACAAAG GTGTTATAGAGCTTGTTTCAGACTTCCTTGTCTGTGATGAAGGAAAGCCTTTGTCACCTGAGTCAGCTCGGATACTG CGTTTGTTGGGAACCAAGATGGCTAGTTTCCGACTTCACTTGATATGCAGATGGAGCCCTGGTGATTTTGAACAATATGCTCCAGGACCAGATGATTCAGGTATCGAATCCTCGTAA